Proteins encoded in a region of the Clostridium butyricum genome:
- a CDS encoding IS1182-like element ISClbu1 family transposase — protein MNTNNIIPMHQIGFPINIENIISDSDSVRVLYDVMEGLDYSELNRTYSTIGRNPALLPKTMFAIIVYGYMEGIYSSRALEKACKRDINFKWLLQGQLPPGHNSIDRFRRERLAGCIENLFNQLVKKLRELNEIQFKNIFIDGTKIEASANRYTFIWKKSIDKFEDRLQKKIKESLIKMNHDLNLCLIITNAKISVQDANYILDSIRIMIEANNIEFVYGKGKRKSKFQRYTEQLNEFIEKQNKYNEYNSIFNGRNSFSKTDHDATFMHMKEDHMKNGQLKPAYNIQIGVEGEYIVGVDISSERSDQLTFIPFLDRLEKNLNQKYESVTADAGYESEENYAYLESKKQEAFIKPANYEKSKTKKFKSDISKKENMYYNTDEDYYICASGKKMLLKGTKKKKTKSGYETTVSIYECEDCDGCEYKSKCTKAKGNKQIHVAKNFMRLRTNSLKNITTPKGILLRMNRSIQVEGAFGVIKQDYGFRRFFMRGNIKVRTEFLLMAFGYNVNKLYHKTIQNRNGELLHKQQAS, from the coding sequence ATGAACACTAATAATATTATACCTATGCATCAAATAGGTTTCCCAATAAATATAGAAAATATTATATCTGATAGTGATTCAGTAAGAGTGCTTTATGATGTTATGGAGGGATTAGATTATTCAGAATTAAATAGAACTTACTCTACTATTGGTAGAAATCCAGCACTTTTACCTAAAACTATGTTTGCAATTATAGTTTATGGATATATGGAAGGAATATATTCAAGTCGTGCTCTTGAAAAGGCATGCAAAAGAGATATAAATTTCAAATGGCTTTTACAAGGTCAACTACCACCAGGACACAATTCTATAGATAGATTTAGACGTGAACGATTAGCTGGTTGTATAGAAAATTTATTTAATCAACTTGTGAAAAAACTTAGAGAACTTAATGAAATTCAATTTAAAAATATTTTTATTGATGGAACTAAAATCGAAGCATCTGCAAATCGATATACTTTTATTTGGAAAAAATCTATTGATAAATTTGAAGATAGACTACAAAAGAAAATAAAAGAAAGCTTAATAAAAATGAATCATGATTTGAATTTATGTCTTATTATTACTAATGCTAAAATATCAGTTCAAGATGCTAATTATATTTTAGATAGTATCAGAATTATGATTGAAGCCAATAATATTGAATTTGTTTATGGAAAAGGTAAAAGAAAAAGTAAATTCCAAAGATATACTGAACAACTTAATGAATTTATTGAAAAGCAAAATAAATATAATGAATACAATAGCATTTTTAATGGACGAAACAGTTTTTCAAAAACAGATCATGACGCAACTTTCATGCATATGAAAGAAGATCATATGAAAAACGGTCAATTAAAACCAGCATATAATATCCAAATAGGGGTAGAAGGTGAATATATTGTAGGAGTAGACATTTCAAGTGAAAGATCTGACCAGCTTACTTTTATACCATTTTTAGATAGACTAGAAAAGAATTTAAATCAAAAATATGAATCCGTAACTGCTGACGCAGGATACGAAAGTGAAGAAAATTATGCATATCTTGAATCTAAGAAACAAGAAGCTTTTATTAAACCTGCAAATTATGAAAAGTCAAAGACAAAGAAATTCAAAAGTGATATTAGTAAGAAAGAAAATATGTACTATAACACAGATGAAGATTACTACATTTGTGCATCTGGTAAAAAAATGCTTCTAAAAGGAACAAAAAAGAAAAAAACAAAATCTGGATATGAAACTACTGTTAGCATCTATGAATGTGAAGACTGTGATGGCTGTGAATATAAGAGTAAATGTACGAAAGCAAAAGGTAATAAACAAATACATGTGGCTAAAAATTTTATGCGTCTAAGAACAAATTCACTTAAAAACATCACTACACCTAAAGGAATACTTTTAAGAATGAACAGATCAATTCAAGTCGAAGGAGCATTTGGAGTTATTAAACAAGATTATGGTTTTAGAAGATTTTTTATGCGTGGAAATATTAAAGTTCGTACTGAATTTTTGTTAATGGCGTTTGGTTATAATGTTAATAAATTGTACCATAAAACCATTCAAAATCGTAACGGTGAGCTGCTTCATAAGCAGCAAGCTTCGTAA
- a CDS encoding IS1182-like element ISClbu1 family transposase, with protein sequence MNTNNIIPMHQIGFPINIENIISDSDSVRVLYDVMEGLDYSELNRTYSTIGRNPALLPKTMFAIIVYGYMEGIYSSRALEKACKRDINFKWLLQGQLPPGHNSIDRFRRERLAGCIENLFNQLVKKLRELNEIQFKNIFIDGTKIEASANRYTFVWKKSIDKFEDRLQKKIKESLIKMNHDLNLCLIITNAKISVQDANYILDSIRIMIEANNIEFVYGKGKRKSKFQRYTEQLNEFIEKQNKYNEYNSIFNGRNSFSKTDHDATFMHMKEDHMKNGQLKPAYNIQIGVEGEYIVGVDISSERSDQLTFIPFLDRLEKNLNQKYESVTADAGYESEENYAYLESKKQEAFIKPANYEKSKTKKFKSDISKKENMYYNTDEDYYICASGKKMLLKGTKKKKTKSGYETTVSIYECEDCDGCEYKSKCTKAKGNKQIHVAKNFMRLRTNSLKNITTPKGILLRMNRSIQVEGAFGVIKQDYGFRRFFMRGNIKVRTEFLLMAFGYNVNKLYHKTIQNRNGELLHKQQAS encoded by the coding sequence ATGAACACTAATAATATTATACCTATGCATCAAATAGGTTTCCCAATAAATATAGAAAATATTATATCTGATAGTGATTCAGTAAGAGTGCTTTATGATGTTATGGAGGGATTAGATTATTCAGAATTAAATAGAACTTACTCTACTATTGGTAGAAATCCAGCACTTTTACCTAAAACTATGTTTGCAATTATAGTTTATGGATATATGGAAGGAATATATTCAAGTCGTGCTCTTGAAAAGGCATGCAAAAGAGATATAAATTTCAAATGGCTTTTACAAGGTCAACTACCACCAGGACACAATTCTATAGATAGATTTAGACGTGAACGATTAGCTGGTTGTATAGAAAATTTATTTAATCAACTTGTGAAAAAACTTAGAGAACTTAATGAAATTCAATTTAAAAATATTTTTATTGATGGAACTAAAATCGAAGCATCTGCAAATCGATATACTTTTGTTTGGAAAAAATCTATTGATAAATTTGAAGATAGACTACAAAAGAAAATAAAAGAAAGCTTAATAAAAATGAATCATGATTTGAATTTATGTCTTATTATTACTAATGCTAAAATATCAGTTCAAGATGCTAATTATATTTTAGATAGTATCAGAATTATGATTGAAGCCAATAATATTGAATTTGTTTATGGAAAAGGTAAAAGAAAAAGTAAATTCCAAAGATATACTGAACAACTTAATGAATTTATTGAAAAGCAAAATAAATATAATGAATACAATAGCATTTTTAATGGACGAAACAGTTTTTCAAAAACAGATCATGACGCAACTTTCATGCATATGAAAGAAGATCATATGAAAAACGGTCAATTAAAACCAGCATATAATATCCAAATAGGGGTAGAAGGTGAATATATTGTAGGAGTAGACATTTCAAGTGAAAGATCTGACCAGCTTACTTTTATACCATTTTTAGATAGATTAGAAAAGAATTTAAATCAAAAATATGAATCCGTAACTGCTGACGCAGGATACGAAAGTGAAGAAAATTATGCATATCTTGAATCTAAGAAACAAGAAGCTTTTATTAAACCTGCAAATTATGAAAAGTCAAAGACAAAGAAATTCAAGAGTGATATTAGTAAGAAAGAAAATATGTACTATAACACAGATGAAGATTACTACATTTGTGCATCTGGTAAAAAAATGCTTCTAAAAGGAACAAAAAAGAAAAAAACAAAATCTGGATATGAAACTACTGTTAGCATCTATGAATGTGAAGACTGTGATGGCTGTGAATATAAGAGTAAATGTACGAAAGCAAAAGGTAATAAACAAATACATGTGGCTAAAAATTTTATGCGTCTAAGAACAAATTCACTTAAAAACATCACTACACCTAAAGGAATACTTTTAAGAATGAACAGATCAATTCAAGTCGAAGGAGCATTTGGAGTTATTAAACAAGATTATGGTTTTAGAAGATTTTTTATGCGTGGAAATATTAAAGTTCGTACTGAATTTTTGTTAATGGCGTTTGGTTATAATGTTAATAAATTGTACCATAAAACCATTCAAAATCGTAACGGTGAGCTGCTTCATAAGCAGCAAGCTTCGTAA
- a CDS encoding TIGR03943 family putative permease subunit, whose protein sequence is MKKFNWDEFIWFITLIFMAFGLLYLVNSGKIQFYIGNKMIKYVYFSVIMITIISLFQIRNIFTPKNNINLKVKYIPIILALVIGIVSVKSQDSFRHIQLNNVLINEYSEDLEEKDQKNIIEGSKYDQFIKIDDNNLNILEDIQASPEEFMGKEIEMYGFVCKESYLKNTQFVIGRIIMTCCAADSKIVGILAEGKNIAELNENEWVTIRGSLSFTTINDDDGISHRVPVIIIDNLTKNNKVENKGAVSKQF, encoded by the coding sequence GTGAAAAAATTCAATTGGGATGAATTTATATGGTTCATCACTCTTATTTTTATGGCATTTGGATTATTGTATTTGGTTAATTCAGGCAAAATTCAATTTTATATTGGAAACAAAATGATTAAATATGTGTATTTTTCAGTGATAATGATAACCATTATATCATTATTTCAAATTAGAAACATATTTACACCAAAAAATAATATAAACTTAAAAGTGAAATATATACCCATAATTTTAGCATTGGTAATTGGAATTGTATCTGTAAAAAGTCAAGATTCATTTAGACATATACAATTAAATAATGTTCTTATTAATGAATATAGTGAAGATTTGGAAGAGAAAGATCAAAAGAATATAATAGAAGGTAGTAAATATGATCAATTTATAAAAATAGATGATAATAACCTTAATATATTAGAAGATATTCAAGCAAGTCCAGAGGAATTTATGGGAAAAGAAATTGAAATGTATGGTTTTGTATGTAAGGAAAGCTATTTGAAAAATACTCAATTTGTAATAGGGAGAATCATAATGACATGCTGTGCAGCAGATTCAAAAATTGTTGGAATACTTGCAGAAGGCAAAAATATTGCTGAATTGAATGAAAATGAATGGGTTACTATAAGAGGCTCCCTAAGTTTTACAACTATTAATGATGATGATGGAATAAGTCATAGAGTACCTGTGATAATTATAGATAATCTTACTAAAAATAATAAAGTGGAAAATAAAGGGGCTGTATCAAAACAATTTTGA
- a CDS encoding permease translates to MRGIRGIFTFLIGGAVILTAYIYKKYNIVFSIHEIGDFATIFTSIILDALPFIIIGSLVSAFIQIFVSQEIIEKMIPRSSALGYIGAGLIGLIFPVCECAIVPITRRLISKGVPVGLGVTFMLSVPIVNPVVIMSTYYAFYDHKSMVLVRTLGGFACAVIIGIIMDMLCRDDRNIISGQADFDNLCNCGCNTIITAGKSRIRSLIEHTNRELLDITRYLILGAFLSSIFQVVAAHKGFEFISENKVLVIVFMMFLGFALSLCSEADAFVGKTFYSTYSFSSITAFLLIGPMLDLKNLIMLSGGFNKEFVSKLSFVTLGIVFIVSCIFMMCGL, encoded by the coding sequence ATGAGAGGAATAAGAGGGATATTTACTTTTTTGATAGGTGGAGCTGTTATACTGACTGCATATATTTATAAAAAATATAACATTGTATTCAGTATTCATGAAATAGGTGATTTTGCAACAATTTTTACAAGTATAATATTAGATGCACTTCCATTTATAATTATTGGTTCGCTTGTATCAGCATTTATACAAATTTTTGTATCACAAGAAATTATAGAAAAGATGATTCCAAGAAGTTCAGCTTTAGGATATATAGGTGCTGGACTTATTGGATTAATTTTTCCAGTATGTGAATGTGCTATTGTTCCAATAACAAGAAGACTTATAAGCAAAGGTGTTCCAGTAGGGTTAGGTGTTACGTTTATGCTTTCGGTTCCAATTGTAAATCCAGTTGTTATAATGTCTACGTATTATGCATTTTATGATCATAAATCAATGGTATTAGTAAGAACTTTAGGTGGTTTTGCTTGTGCAGTTATAATAGGCATTATTATGGATATGCTATGCAGAGATGATAGAAATATTATTTCAGGACAAGCTGATTTTGATAATTTATGTAATTGTGGCTGTAATACAATTATTACAGCAGGAAAAAGCAGAATTAGAAGTCTTATAGAACATACTAATCGTGAATTACTAGATATAACAAGGTATTTAATTCTAGGTGCATTTTTATCAAGCATATTTCAGGTTGTAGCAGCACATAAAGGATTTGAATTCATAAGTGAAAACAAAGTTCTTGTTATTGTATTCATGATGTTCCTTGGGTTTGCACTATCTTTATGTTCAGAAGCTGATGCTTTTGTTGGAAAGACATTTTATTCAACATATTCTTTTAGTTCAATAACAGCCTTTCTTCTTATAGGGCCTATGTTAGATTTAAAAAATTTAATAATGCTTTCAGGAGGGTTTAATAAAGAGTTTGTTTCTAAATTAAGTTTTGTAACACTTGGAATTGTGTTTATTGTTTCATGTATTTTTATGATGTGTGGTTTATAA
- a CDS encoding GTP-binding protein gives MKIEVEVVTGFLGYGKTSFINSLLKESQVEGEKVLVIQMEDGNKKIYEINDVNYPVKIYKFDDTGDFKKRFGDEIIKFRPNRIIIEFNGTDNIEDLIQKLEDRELKKLMKLSTIYFVADSSKLLNNIDNLGYYIIPFIKYSDMIIINNTEMMKNAELKKEINILRGVNPKAFILKVDNKFNLCTKLRQSKVINNGCLKKFKVKLMNL, from the coding sequence TTGAAGATTGAAGTTGAAGTTGTAACAGGATTTTTAGGCTATGGAAAAACTTCTTTTATCAATTCTCTTTTGAAGGAGAGCCAGGTTGAAGGAGAAAAAGTATTAGTTATTCAGATGGAAGATGGAAATAAGAAAATATATGAGATTAATGATGTAAATTATCCTGTAAAAATATATAAATTTGATGATACAGGAGATTTTAAAAAACGTTTTGGAGATGAAATTATAAAATTTAGACCTAATAGAATAATAATTGAATTCAATGGAACAGACAATATTGAAGATCTTATACAAAAGTTAGAAGATAGAGAATTAAAAAAATTAATGAAATTGTCAACGATTTATTTTGTGGCAGATAGTAGTAAATTATTAAATAACATAGATAATTTAGGTTATTATATAATTCCATTTATAAAATATTCAGATATGATAATTATAAATAATACAGAAATGATGAAAAATGCTGAGTTGAAGAAAGAGATTAATATATTAAGAGGAGTTAATCCGAAAGCATTCATTTTAAAAGTAGATAATAAATTTAATTTGTGTACCAAATTACGGCAGTCTAAAGTAATAAATAATGGATGTTTAAAGAAATTTAAAGTCAAACTTATGAATTTATAA
- a CDS encoding GTP-binding protein produces MKITVDIFSGFLGAGKTMLIKKLLTEDAYNKNTVIIENEFGEVSIDGEILKESNIEIKEINSGCICCQVSGKFDEAVLEVINKYNPENIIIEPSGVAKLSEIINILTNIKFSHMIEIRNVFTLIDVKNYENYIKNFKEFYVDQIKNAYKIVLSRTQFENKAYIGTVKKSIKKNNSNADIIYKPWDELKAIDFMKENTINSIKEHKNIVKSVSKVNSALIKKNTNNHRADDIFESYPIHMDKFMSADELKSKFEFISQTNVYGNIIRAKGIIENDRGLYFQFDYVPKEFKIREIKWSNKKVISIIGSSLDKKNLDNLFK; encoded by the coding sequence ATGAAAATAACTGTGGATATATTTTCAGGCTTTTTAGGTGCTGGAAAGACAATGCTTATAAAAAAACTTTTAACTGAAGATGCATATAATAAAAATACTGTAATAATAGAAAATGAATTTGGAGAAGTGTCAATAGATGGAGAAATACTAAAGGAAAGTAATATTGAAATTAAAGAAATAAATTCAGGATGTATATGCTGTCAGGTTTCAGGAAAATTTGATGAAGCTGTACTTGAAGTTATAAACAAATATAATCCGGAAAATATAATAATAGAACCATCAGGGGTTGCTAAATTAAGTGAAATAATAAATATACTGACCAACATAAAGTTTAGTCATATGATTGAAATTAGAAATGTTTTCACATTAATTGATGTAAAAAATTATGAAAACTATATAAAAAATTTTAAGGAGTTTTATGTAGATCAAATAAAAAATGCTTATAAAATTGTTTTAAGTAGAACTCAATTTGAAAATAAGGCTTATATTGGCACTGTAAAAAAATCTATAAAGAAAAATAATTCTAACGCAGATATTATATATAAACCATGGGATGAATTAAAAGCAATAGATTTTATGAAAGAAAATACAATAAACAGTATTAAGGAACATAAAAATATAGTAAAGTCAGTTAGCAAGGTTAACAGTGCTTTAATAAAGAAAAATACCAACAATCATCGTGCAGACGATATTTTTGAAAGTTATCCGATTCATATGGATAAATTTATGAGTGCAGATGAATTAAAAAGTAAATTTGAATTCATATCACAGACAAATGTTTATGGAAATATAATTCGTGCAAAAGGAATTATTGAAAATGATAGAGGTCTGTATTTTCAGTTCGATTATGTTCCAAAAGAATTTAAAATAAGAGAAATAAAGTGGTCAAATAAAAAAGTTATTTCGATTATTGGAAGCAGTCTGGATAAAAAAAATTTAGATAATCTTTTTAAATAG
- a CDS encoding metal-dependent hydrolase, producing MSGKEHMTIGTSASIGLVIGLIGLGNMSINFDMIILILGAIAGSYIPDIDSHKSTASQVFNKVLMFIIIIIALFYTFGIKFNTSYIYSLNKILDLNSKGIILFSILTVLGKLSPHRMFTHKWLGTLAFCYSTTLMGNDYLSLGFSLGYILHIIADRITKNGKYLRFFQFKLPMKNSKDKFTISW from the coding sequence ATGAGTGGAAAAGAACATATGACAATAGGAACCTCGGCTTCAATTGGACTTGTTATTGGTCTTATTGGACTTGGTAACATGAGTATAAATTTTGATATGATAATTTTAATTTTAGGAGCTATTGCTGGATCATATATACCTGATATTGATAGCCACAAATCAACAGCATCTCAAGTATTTAATAAAGTACTTATGTTTATAATAATTATTATTGCTTTATTTTATACTTTTGGTATAAAATTTAATACTTCATACATATATTCCTTAAATAAAATTTTAGATCTTAACTCTAAAGGAATAATTTTATTTTCAATACTTACAGTACTCGGAAAACTCTCACCACATAGAATGTTTACACATAAGTGGCTTGGAACTCTTGCTTTCTGCTATAGTACTACATTAATGGGGAATGATTATTTATCTTTAGGTTTTTCTCTTGGGTATATCCTTCACATAATAGCCGATAGAATAACAAAAAACGGGAAGTATTTGCGTTTCTTCCAATTTAAACTTCCAATGAAAAATTCAAAAGATAAATTTACAATAAGCTGGTAA
- a CDS encoding carbohydrate-binding domain-containing protein, giving the protein MKRKLVSILTVLVVTTGFLVTGCSKTLYNTEVYESKIPVTSANSESIGKVDTYIELGASIKTEGSGVDIENNIVKITKGGTYSISGTLSEGQIVIEATELDKVYIVLNGVNITNSKGAAIYIKEADKAVIAMKDNTDNYLTDGKTYAFEDENKDEPNGTIFSKTDLVFIGNGSLTVNGNYDRGIVGKDDIQIENGNITVNSVGDGIRGRDSIVVTGGDIVINSGGDGMQSNNDENTEKGYVLIEGGNINITSNEDGIQGENNVYVRNGEIKINSGGGSDNNDSHKNQGPGENMGRNQEISNTSSESLEESASSKGIKANTGIIIEGGILNINSCDDSLHTNDSLIIDGGALEIQSGDDGIHSDNTLEINGGNINVSKSYEGIESESITINDGTIYVVSSDDGINASGSSTSEEMTPPSGNSNNQNNMSPLDRNNLQENEFSQEQNQAVKQERNSIAKEEQAPGESNSITQDNTGNNTPDSSQNSDGASPKMQGTGQGAGSGMPGGGGPIGESSGTGVLTINGGFITVDASGDGIDVNGCATMTGGTVIVNGPENNGNGALDYDGTFEVSGGVLIAAGSTGMAQAPSDGSSINSIKLTLSSQSAENIVRIEDEDGNEIVTFAPAKQYASIVVASSEFETGSTYNVYVGGSSDGTSNSGLYEGGNYKDGERIMSFTINEKITSSVQDGVSAQSMGGGGRGMRHP; this is encoded by the coding sequence ATGAAAAGAAAACTTGTATCTATATTAACTGTATTAGTAGTGACAACAGGCTTTTTGGTAACTGGGTGTTCAAAAACTTTATATAACACTGAAGTATATGAAAGTAAAATACCTGTTACATCTGCAAATAGTGAAAGTATTGGTAAAGTTGATACGTATATTGAGCTTGGAGCATCTATAAAGACAGAGGGTTCAGGTGTTGATATTGAGAATAACATTGTAAAGATAACAAAGGGTGGGACATATAGCATAAGTGGTACACTAAGTGAAGGACAGATAGTAATAGAGGCTACAGAGCTAGATAAAGTTTACATAGTATTAAATGGAGTCAATATAACTAATTCTAAAGGTGCTGCCATATATATTAAAGAAGCTGATAAAGCAGTAATTGCAATGAAGGATAATACTGATAATTATTTGACTGATGGAAAAACATATGCATTTGAAGATGAAAATAAAGATGAACCTAATGGTACTATTTTCAGCAAAACTGATTTAGTCTTTATAGGTAATGGATCATTAACGGTAAATGGTAACTATGATAGAGGTATTGTAGGAAAAGATGATATTCAAATAGAAAATGGAAATATAACTGTAAATTCCGTTGGAGATGGAATACGTGGAAGAGATTCCATTGTTGTTACTGGTGGAGATATAGTTATAAATTCTGGTGGCGATGGTATGCAGTCAAACAATGATGAAAATACAGAAAAAGGTTATGTTCTTATTGAAGGTGGAAACATAAATATAACTTCAAATGAAGATGGAATTCAAGGTGAAAATAATGTTTATGTTAGAAATGGAGAGATAAAAATAAATTCAGGAGGTGGAAGTGATAATAATGATTCTCATAAAAATCAAGGACCAGGGGAAAACATGGGAAGAAATCAAGAAATCTCAAATACATCATCAGAATCATTAGAAGAAAGTGCAAGTTCTAAGGGTATAAAAGCTAATACGGGAATAATAATTGAAGGAGGAATATTAAATATAAATTCATGTGATGATTCTCTTCATACAAATGATAGCCTAATAATAGACGGAGGAGCATTAGAAATACAGTCAGGAGATGATGGAATACATTCAGATAATACATTGGAGATAAATGGTGGAAATATTAATGTATCTAAATCATATGAGGGTATTGAAAGTGAGAGTATAACTATTAATGATGGAACAATATATGTTGTATCAAGTGATGATGGAATTAATGCATCAGGAAGCAGTACATCAGAAGAAATGACTCCTCCATCTGGAAATAGTAATAATCAAAATAATATGTCACCTCTTGATAGGAATAATTTGCAGGAAAATGAGTTTTCACAAGAGCAAAATCAAGCTGTGAAACAAGAGAGAAACAGCATAGCTAAGGAAGAACAAGCACCTGGTGAATCTAATAGTATTACACAAGATAATACTGGAAATAATACACCTGATTCAAGTCAAAATTCTGATGGCGCTTCACCTAAGATGCAAGGCACTGGACAAGGAGCAGGATCTGGAATGCCAGGTGGTGGTGGACCTATTGGAGAATCCTCTGGTACCGGAGTTTTAACAATTAATGGTGGATTTATCACTGTAGATGCATCTGGTGATGGTATTGATGTTAATGGATGCGCAACTATGACAGGTGGTACAGTAATTGTCAATGGCCCTGAAAATAATGGTAATGGTGCACTTGATTACGATGGAACATTTGAAGTAAGTGGAGGAGTATTAATTGCTGCTGGAAGTACTGGAATGGCACAGGCACCGTCAGATGGTTCTTCAATAAATTCCATAAAACTTACATTATCTTCCCAAAGTGCAGAAAATATTGTGAGAATAGAAGATGAAGATGGAAATGAAATAGTTACATTTGCTCCAGCTAAGCAATATGCATCAATAGTTGTTGCTTCCTCAGAATTTGAAACAGGATCAACATATAATGTATATGTTGGGGGAAGCTCCGATGGAACTTCCAATAGTGGATTGTATGAAGGTGGAAATTATAAAGATGGTGAAAGAATTATGTCATTTACCATAAATGAAAAGATAACATCATCTGTACAGGACGGAGTATCTGCTCAATCCATGGGTGGAGGTGGACGTGGAATGCGTCATCCATAG
- a CDS encoding DUF2232 domain-containing protein, whose translation MDVKKFTEASMLSSAFVVLSVLCIGLGFGYLGYIDFVVPAFFGIILLKCNLKYTIMSCVSSLILIIFVIGDLPSGIMMSQNMILGMIIAYFIKKDESVFDDLFFSSIAACIIMIFVDINFSTLTGYSLLKESRELMEFIPSILDSYKDLIFYLSIACLPLGTVIIGYIVTLLFAKRFKILNDLAINKSNIIKNFKNYGQFISCSRKNIYLGIFSIIFISFINAYIVIDRYSYFTILITSIQYIILFFILQDSVSIITKIIYGFTKSRGKVLIFQLILIYLLFSYFKFVSSIIILLNLYFDYKYKIKLKYKEILDKCIIQK comes from the coding sequence GTGGATGTGAAAAAATTCACTGAAGCATCAATGCTCAGTTCAGCATTTGTTGTATTGAGTGTTTTATGCATAGGTTTGGGATTTGGATATTTAGGTTATATAGATTTTGTTGTTCCAGCTTTTTTTGGAATAATATTGCTAAAGTGTAATTTGAAATATACAATAATGTCATGTGTTTCATCTTTAATATTGATAATATTTGTAATTGGAGATCTTCCATCAGGTATAATGATGAGTCAGAATATGATTTTAGGCATGATAATTGCATACTTTATAAAAAAAGATGAAAGTGTTTTTGATGATTTATTTTTTTCAAGTATAGCCGCATGTATTATTATGATTTTTGTGGATATTAATTTTAGTACACTTACAGGATATAGTTTATTAAAGGAGTCAAGAGAACTTATGGAATTTATACCATCAATACTTGATTCTTATAAAGATTTAATATTTTATTTAAGTATAGCATGCCTTCCACTTGGAACTGTTATTATTGGCTATATAGTGACATTACTTTTTGCAAAAAGATTTAAGATTTTAAATGATTTAGCAATTAATAAAAGTAATATAATTAAAAATTTTAAAAATTATGGTCAGTTTATTTCATGTTCAAGAAAGAATATTTACTTAGGGATATTTAGTATAATTTTTATTTCATTTATAAATGCATACATAGTAATAGATAGATATTCGTATTTTACAATATTGATTACATCCATACAGTATATTATACTTTTCTTCATATTGCAGGATTCAGTGTCTATTATAACAAAAATTATATATGGGTTTACGAAATCTAGAGGCAAAGTATTAATTTTTCAGTTAATTTTAATATACTTATTATTTTCATATTTCAAATTTGTAAGTAGTATTATCATATTACTTAACTTATATTTTGATTATAAATACAAAATTAAGCTAAAATATAAAGAAATATTAGATAAGTGCATAATTCAAAAGTAA